In Callospermophilus lateralis isolate mCalLat2 chromosome 10, mCalLat2.hap1, whole genome shotgun sequence, a single genomic region encodes these proteins:
- the Gpr171 gene encoding G-protein coupled receptor 171 yields MMNSSSFCPVYRDLEPFTYFFYLVFLIGIIGSCFAAWAFTQTPTNHRCVSIYLINLLTADFLLTLALPVKIVVDLGVAPWKLRIFHCQVTACLIYINMYLSIIFLAFVSIDRYLQLIHSCKIYRIQEPGFAKMISTVVWLMVLLIMVPNMAIPIKHIREKPNVGCMEFKNEFGRNWHLLTNFICVAIFLNFSAIILISNCLVIRQLYRNRDNENYPNVRRALVSILLVTAGYIVCFLPYHVVRIPYTLSQTEVISDCSTRISLFKAKEATLLLAVSNLCFDPILYYHLSKAFRSKVTETFASPKETKAQKEKTRSENDV; encoded by the coding sequence ATGATGAACAGCTCGTCTTTCTGTCCAGTTTACAGAGATCTAGAGCCATTCACCTATTTTTTTTATCTGGTTTTCCTCATTGGAATTATTGGAAGTTGCTTTGCAGCCTGGGCTTTTACACAGACCCCCACAAATCACAGGTGCGTGAGCATCTACCTGATCAACTTGCTTACTGCCGATTTCCTGCTCACTCTGGCATTGCCAGTGAAAATTGTTGTGGACCTGGGCGTGGCGCCATGGAAGCTAAGGATATTCCACTGCCAAGTGACAGCCTGCCTGATCTACATTAACAtgtacctatccatcatcttcctgGCCTTTGTCAGCATTGACCGCTACCTCCAGCTGATCCACAGCTGCAAGATCTACCGCATCCAAGAACCTGGATTTGCAAAAATGATCTCAACAGTTGTGTGGCTCATGGTCCTTCTTATAATGGTCCCCAACATGGCAATTCCCATCAAACACATCCGGGAAAAGCCGAATGTAGGCTGCAtggaatttaaaaatgaattcgGAAGAAACTGGCATTTGCTGACCAACTTCATATGTGTAGCAATATTTCTGAATTTCTCAGCCATTATTTTAATATCCAACTGCCTTGTGATTCGACAACTCTATAGAAACAGAGATAATGAAAACTACCCAAACGTGAGACGGGCCCTCGTCAGCATCCTCCTGGTAACCGCGGGCTACATCGTTTGCTTCCTGCCCTACCACGTTGTGCGGATCCCGTACACCCTCAGCCAGACAGAGGTCATCTCTGACTGCTCTACCAGGATCTCGCTCTTCAAAGCCAAGGAGGCCACGCTGCTCCTGGCAGTGTCCAACCTGTGCTTTGACCCCATCCTGTACTATCATCTCTCAAAAGCATTCCGCTCTAAGGTCACTGAGACTTTTGCCTCACCTAAGGAGACTAAGGcccagaaagaaaaaacaaggtCTGAAAATGATGTGTAA